A stretch of Actinomycetota bacterium DNA encodes these proteins:
- a CDS encoding DUF4921 family protein encodes MGEKEEATGFPLPEIRRDALSGAWSVLATGRSRRPGAAPSASPQQACPFCPGNEALTPPEVWSAGREEGPPDSPGWRIRVVPNLYPALVPEAGKRGWRRGGRVGMPARGDHEVIIHSPHHGLSLGEMDAREATGLLGAWQARFRHFADMPHVRYVQIIVNHKREAGASLEHPHTQVFALPLVPRGVRDELRESRRRGEGCPLCKEAEEAAADGRVAAEGEGWVAFMPYASRSPFEMRFAPLIHGPDFASAGEGALQGLAEVLTRSLGALSRLLANPAYNLWLHTAPCDGRDYHYYHWHLEMVPRVIVSAGFELATGMYLNVMDPLEAARQLRLMQEEEGRNP; translated from the coding sequence ATGGGTGAGAAGGAAGAGGCGACCGGGTTCCCCCTTCCGGAGATAAGGCGCGACGCCCTGAGTGGGGCGTGGTCCGTGCTGGCCACGGGCAGGTCTCGACGCCCCGGGGCCGCGCCGAGCGCCTCGCCGCAGCAGGCCTGTCCGTTCTGCCCCGGCAACGAGGCCTTGACCCCTCCCGAGGTGTGGTCCGCGGGCAGGGAGGAGGGCCCTCCCGATTCCCCGGGATGGCGGATCAGGGTGGTGCCGAACCTCTACCCCGCCCTGGTGCCCGAGGCCGGGAAAAGGGGGTGGCGGAGAGGCGGCAGGGTGGGGATGCCCGCGCGCGGGGACCACGAGGTGATCATCCATTCTCCGCACCACGGGCTCTCCCTGGGGGAGATGGACGCGCGCGAGGCGACGGGGCTGCTGGGAGCCTGGCAGGCGCGCTTCCGCCACTTCGCCGACATGCCTCACGTGAGGTACGTGCAGATCATCGTCAACCACAAGCGGGAGGCGGGAGCGTCCCTCGAACACCCCCACACCCAGGTCTTCGCCCTGCCCCTGGTGCCGCGCGGCGTCCGCGACGAGCTGCGCGAGTCCCGGCGCCGGGGGGAGGGGTGTCCCCTCTGCAAGGAAGCGGAGGAGGCGGCCGCCGACGGCAGGGTGGCGGCCGAGGGGGAGGGGTGGGTCGCCTTCATGCCCTACGCGTCGCGCTCTCCCTTCGAGATGCGCTTTGCGCCCCTCATCCACGGCCCGGATTTCGCCTCCGCCGGAGAGGGCGCCCTGCAGGGTCTGGCGGAGGTGCTCACGCGCTCCCTGGGAGCACTCTCCCGGCTGCTGGCGAACCCCGCATACAACCTGTGGCTGCACACCGCTCCCTGCGATGGAAGGGATTACCATTACTATCACTGGCACCTGGAGATGGTCCCCCGCGTGATCGTAAGCGCCGGCTTCGAGCTGGCCACGGGCATGTACCTCAACGTCATGGATCCCCTGGAGGCGGCCCGCCAACTGCGTTTAATGCAGGAAGAGGAAGGGCGCAACCCCTGA
- a CDS encoding CoA-binding protein — protein sequence MDDALKRSLDRIFYPSSAAIVGVSERTDNPGTLFLRAYTDMGFRGGLYPVNPRHAEILGRRCYPDLSSLPEVPDLVILAVPPAAVPPLVRECAALGVGGCIVNTAGFSETGREEGRALEAEIRRALEGSALRLVGPNCMGVYSARGRIALFAGMFPAEGRAGMISQSGSLSSIAFVTGLERGLMFDKIVSSGNELDLNCADYLEYLGEDPHIFLVLAYLEEIRDARRFLRAAREMRGRKPLIVLKSGLTASGGRAASSHTAALGGDAEIFAGAARQAGMILVRDLAQMLDCAAALYHLPACTGNRVAIVSAPGGLAVNCADAVEWYGLEMASLGEETRSELASFLPSEGTSFANPVDLGFGAVVPGNYRRTLEILDRDPGVDIIITVGSAPASRNGDIGLIAAITGEMLEARPALNRPLVSVLFPSAFTAPQAARLHAAGIPAYLTPTAACFALRAFHQFHRLSQAC from the coding sequence ATGGACGACGCCCTGAAAAGAAGCCTCGACCGCATCTTTTATCCCTCGTCGGCCGCCATCGTCGGGGTCTCCGAACGCACGGACAACCCGGGCACCCTCTTCCTGCGCGCCTACACGGACATGGGTTTCCGGGGCGGGCTATATCCCGTCAATCCCCGCCACGCGGAGATCCTGGGGCGGCGCTGCTATCCCGACCTCTCGAGCCTGCCCGAGGTCCCCGACCTGGTCATCCTGGCGGTGCCCCCGGCCGCCGTCCCCCCGCTGGTGCGCGAGTGCGCCGCCCTGGGGGTGGGAGGCTGCATCGTCAACACCGCGGGCTTCTCGGAGACGGGCAGGGAGGAGGGCAGGGCCCTGGAGGCGGAGATCCGCCGCGCCTTGGAGGGCAGCGCGCTGCGCCTGGTGGGGCCCAACTGCATGGGGGTATATTCCGCGCGCGGCAGGATAGCCCTTTTCGCCGGCATGTTCCCCGCCGAGGGCAGGGCGGGCATGATATCCCAGAGCGGATCCTTGTCCAGCATCGCCTTCGTGACCGGCCTGGAGCGCGGCCTGATGTTCGACAAGATCGTCTCCAGCGGGAACGAGCTCGACCTCAACTGCGCCGACTACCTGGAATACCTGGGCGAGGACCCGCACATCTTTCTCGTCCTCGCCTACCTCGAGGAGATACGCGACGCACGCCGCTTCCTGCGCGCCGCGCGCGAGATGCGGGGGCGGAAACCCCTCATCGTCCTCAAGTCCGGGCTAACCGCCTCCGGGGGGAGGGCGGCCTCCAGCCACACCGCCGCCCTGGGCGGGGACGCGGAGATCTTCGCGGGCGCGGCGCGGCAGGCGGGCATGATCCTGGTCCGCGACCTGGCGCAGATGCTGGACTGCGCGGCCGCCCTCTACCACCTGCCGGCATGCACGGGTAACCGGGTGGCCATCGTCAGCGCTCCCGGCGGACTGGCGGTGAACTGCGCGGACGCCGTGGAGTGGTACGGGCTGGAGATGGCCTCCCTGGGCGAGGAGACCCGCTCCGAGCTGGCCTCCTTCCTCCCCTCCGAGGGGACCTCCTTCGCGAACCCCGTGGACCTCGGGTTCGGAGCGGTGGTGCCCGGCAACTACCGCAGAACCCTGGAGATACTGGACCGCGACCCCGGCGTGGACATCATCATCACCGTAGGCTCCGCCCCCGCCTCCCGCAACGGAGACATCGGCCTCATCGCGGCCATCACCGGGGAGATGCTCGAGGCCAGGCCCGCCCTGAACCGGCCCCTGGTATCCGTCCTCTTTCCCAGCGCCTTCACGGCCCCCCAGGCCGCCAGGCTCCACGCGGCGGGGATACCCGCCTATCTCACCCCCACCGCCGCCTGCTTCGCCCTGCGCGCCTTTCACCAATTCCACCGGCTATCACAGGCCTGCTGA
- a CDS encoding glycosyltransferase family 4 protein, with product MNVLLLSWEYPPRIIGGLGTHVHQLAVNLARLGLNVHVVTKDAPGAPDYEHTDDVHIHRVPLYPPEIPQDEWVPWTLQFNVALLERAVPIINERMGKVHVLHAHDWLVAHAAIALKHAYRIPLVATIHATEYGRHQGHIPPGMSKIIHQVEWWLTFESVRTITCSNYMKDEVTRIFELPEDKVTVIPNGIEYELFRCDTDTARIRRQFVEPDSRMIFFVGRLVYEKGVQTVIEAMPMVLREFPDLRFLVAGTGPHARALQVMIEELGLGEKIRLLGFVDSEKLVKFYKCADITVVPSIYEPFGMVVLEAMVAGSPVIVADTGGLKEIVVHEETGLHFTPGNPESLAKAMIRVLSDEELARRLTADAQRFIGEKYNWGRIARHTMEVYQRSVKEYEYRPRALHVCPPIPESAPGS from the coding sequence TTGAACGTACTGCTTCTCTCCTGGGAATACCCTCCCAGGATCATCGGGGGGTTGGGAACACACGTCCACCAACTGGCGGTGAACCTCGCGCGCCTGGGGTTGAACGTACACGTGGTCACCAAGGACGCTCCGGGGGCCCCCGATTACGAGCACACCGACGATGTGCACATCCACCGCGTGCCCCTCTACCCCCCGGAGATCCCGCAGGACGAGTGGGTGCCGTGGACCCTGCAGTTCAACGTGGCCCTTCTCGAGCGTGCGGTGCCCATCATCAACGAGAGGATGGGAAAGGTCCACGTCCTCCACGCCCACGACTGGCTGGTCGCCCACGCCGCCATCGCCCTTAAGCACGCCTACCGCATCCCCCTGGTGGCCACCATCCACGCCACCGAGTACGGACGCCACCAGGGACACATCCCCCCCGGCATGTCCAAGATCATCCACCAGGTGGAATGGTGGTTGACCTTCGAAAGCGTGCGCACCATCACCTGCAGCAACTACATGAAGGATGAGGTCACGCGCATCTTCGAGCTGCCGGAGGACAAGGTGACGGTGATCCCCAACGGCATCGAGTACGAGCTGTTCCGCTGCGACACCGACACCGCGCGCATCCGCCGGCAGTTCGTGGAGCCGGATTCGCGCATGATCTTCTTCGTGGGCAGGCTGGTCTACGAAAAGGGCGTGCAGACGGTGATCGAGGCCATGCCCATGGTGCTCAGGGAGTTCCCCGACCTGCGTTTCCTGGTGGCCGGGACGGGTCCGCACGCGCGCGCCCTCCAGGTGATGATCGAGGAGCTGGGCCTGGGGGAGAAGATAAGGCTCCTGGGCTTCGTGGACTCCGAGAAGCTGGTGAAGTTCTACAAGTGCGCCGACATCACCGTGGTCCCCAGCATCTACGAGCCCTTCGGGATGGTGGTGCTGGAGGCCATGGTGGCGGGAAGCCCGGTGATCGTGGCCGACACCGGCGGCCTCAAGGAGATCGTGGTGCACGAGGAGACCGGGCTGCACTTCACGCCCGGGAACCCCGAATCCCTGGCGAAGGCCATGATCCGCGTCCTCTCGGACGAGGAGCTGGCGCGGCGCCTGACGGCCGACGCCCAGAGGTTCATCGGCGAGAAGTACAACTGGGGGCGCATCGCCCGCCACACCATGGAGGTGTACCAGCGCTCCGTGAAGGAGTACGAGTACCGCCCGCGCGCCCTGCACGTATGCCCTCCCATCCCGGAGAGCGCCCCGGGCAGCTAG
- a CDS encoding DUF1957 domain-containing protein: MDVPVSLLLHTHMPYVRRNGDWPVGEEWILEAWAESYLPIWKAVEDLAEGKLPGKLALTLTPILWEQLDDPYLQERLVAYLENKVRQAESEMERMRGMGDGNREELARRFAEHYSRLLGAFVKRFRGRMAEVLRAGVDAGRLEVLASAATHALLPALGSPSQVRAQIAVGLESYRRVLGRDPEGFWLPECAYSPGLDGVLSGFSPPLSYVVLDHTAVPEEEGVLPTWEPRGLGDTPLVALVRDPVAHELVWTERGYPAGAHYREYAKRDYEGHGFQYWRITSRDTPLDEKDVYRPEQAVRQATEDAGLFAASMRWRGEYIASRRGGGQGPALILAAYDTELMGHWWLEGTLWLRHVLSLLGEDAALPGHVAREARGLRPRPLRIGMTAWNVDGTFSTWVNRETSEVLESAHLSGMEFADALTYIPERAREEPLRRRALLQAARELLILQASDWPFMVTRDQAASYARDRVSSHRERFNRLVEMACTGRVDEEELSLMEDTDNPFPWLTLDPWL, from the coding sequence ATGGACGTCCCGGTGTCCCTGCTCCTCCACACCCACATGCCCTACGTGCGCCGCAACGGCGACTGGCCGGTGGGCGAGGAGTGGATACTCGAGGCGTGGGCGGAGAGCTACCTTCCCATATGGAAGGCGGTGGAAGACCTGGCGGAGGGCAAGCTGCCCGGAAAGCTCGCGCTCACCCTCACTCCCATCCTCTGGGAACAGCTCGACGACCCCTACCTGCAGGAGCGCCTGGTCGCCTACCTGGAGAACAAGGTGCGCCAGGCCGAGAGCGAGATGGAGCGCATGCGCGGGATGGGCGACGGCAACCGCGAGGAGCTGGCGCGGCGCTTCGCGGAGCACTACTCACGCCTCCTGGGCGCCTTCGTGAAGAGGTTCAGGGGGAGGATGGCGGAGGTCCTGAGGGCGGGAGTGGACGCGGGCAGGTTGGAGGTGCTGGCCAGCGCCGCCACCCACGCCCTCCTGCCTGCTCTGGGCTCTCCCTCCCAGGTCAGGGCGCAGATAGCGGTGGGCCTGGAGTCCTACCGGCGTGTCCTGGGAAGGGATCCCGAGGGCTTCTGGCTCCCCGAGTGCGCCTACTCCCCCGGGCTGGACGGCGTGCTCTCCGGCTTCTCGCCCCCCCTTTCCTACGTGGTGCTGGACCACACCGCGGTGCCGGAAGAGGAGGGAGTCCTTCCCACCTGGGAGCCGCGCGGTCTGGGGGACACCCCCCTCGTCGCCCTGGTGCGAGATCCCGTGGCCCACGAGCTGGTGTGGACGGAGCGGGGGTACCCCGCGGGCGCCCACTACCGCGAGTACGCCAAGCGGGATTACGAAGGGCACGGGTTCCAGTACTGGCGCATCACCTCCAGGGACACCCCCCTGGACGAGAAGGACGTCTATCGTCCCGAACAGGCCGTCCGCCAGGCGACCGAGGACGCGGGGCTCTTCGCGGCGAGCATGCGCTGGCGCGGCGAGTATATCGCCTCCCGGCGCGGCGGCGGGCAGGGACCGGCCCTCATCCTCGCCGCCTACGACACCGAGCTCATGGGGCACTGGTGGCTGGAGGGGACGCTGTGGCTGCGCCACGTCCTCTCGCTGCTGGGAGAAGACGCCGCGCTTCCCGGCCATGTCGCCCGTGAGGCGCGCGGCCTCCGCCCCCGCCCCCTGCGCATCGGGATGACGGCCTGGAACGTGGACGGCACCTTCTCCACCTGGGTCAACCGCGAGACCAGCGAGGTGCTGGAGTCCGCCCATCTCTCGGGGATGGAGTTCGCCGACGCCCTGACTTATATCCCCGAGAGAGCGCGGGAGGAGCCGCTGCGCAGGAGGGCGCTCCTGCAGGCGGCACGCGAGCTCCTTATCCTGCAGGCCAGCGACTGGCCCTTCATGGTCACGCGTGACCAGGCCGCCTCCTATGCCCGCGACCGCGTATCCTCACACCGCGAGCGTTTCAACCGCCTTGTGGAGATGGCCTGCACCGGCCGCGTCGACGAGGAAGAGCTGTCCCTGATGGAGGACACCGACAATCCCTTCCCCTGGCTCACCCTCGACCCCTGGCTGTGA
- a CDS encoding methyltransferase domain-containing protein, which yields MDFGVDTSDLPADHYPPLILTGERTLPGVKEENYWFQRHLVAYRFLLPLAEGKRVLDLGSGEGYGADLLASRAREAVGVDLAPEAVYHARGTYRRHNLRFHYGDIYSLPFEDGAFDLVCSLQVIEHLHEPERFMREARRVLAPGGICAVSTPNRLIISPGSDKPVNPFHIVEYDGPEFLAFMRRFFPEVRMLGVFHARKLRMHDLLTRRNFSQFCLRIPPRLERLFYRPFFIPSIKSGDFRILSAPLEEALDFIALGSGPLRCAADGEG from the coding sequence ATGGACTTTGGCGTGGACACCTCCGACCTGCCCGCCGACCATTACCCTCCTCTCATCCTCACGGGGGAGAGGACCCTCCCCGGCGTGAAGGAGGAGAACTACTGGTTCCAGCGCCACCTCGTGGCCTACCGTTTCCTCCTTCCCCTGGCGGAGGGAAAGCGCGTCCTCGACCTGGGGAGCGGCGAGGGCTACGGCGCCGACCTGCTGGCGTCCCGCGCCCGGGAGGCGGTGGGGGTGGACCTGGCGCCCGAGGCCGTGTACCACGCCCGCGGAACCTACCGCCGGCACAACCTCCGTTTCCACTACGGGGACATCTACTCCCTCCCCTTCGAGGACGGCGCCTTCGACCTGGTGTGTTCGCTGCAGGTCATCGAGCACCTCCACGAGCCGGAGCGCTTCATGCGCGAGGCGAGGAGGGTGCTCGCGCCCGGGGGCATCTGCGCCGTCAGCACCCCCAACCGTCTCATCATCTCGCCGGGTTCCGATAAGCCCGTGAACCCCTTTCACATCGTGGAGTACGACGGGCCGGAGTTCCTGGCCTTCATGCGCAGATTCTTCCCCGAGGTGAGGATGCTGGGGGTCTTTCACGCCCGCAAGCTGCGGATGCACGACCTCCTGACGAGGCGCAATTTCTCCCAGTTCTGCCTGCGGATACCACCCAGACTGGAACGCCTCTTCTACCGCCCGTTCTTCATCCCCTCCATAAAGAGCGGCGACTTCCGCATCCTTTCGGCGCCCCTGGAGGAGGCCCTGGATTTCATCGCCCTGGGAAGCGGGCCGCTTCGCTGCGCGGCCGACGGGGAGGGGTGA
- a CDS encoding hydrolase, translating into MHRHPALAGADDSVLVVIDPQEKLVRMIHNREEVVATIARLLRFAGIFELPVVLTEHYPQGLGFTVEEIKEALAEYNPVIKRVFSCFGVPEFEEALMATGRKRLVVTGIETHICVSQTVLDALHRGYRVHVVADGTGTRRREDHEVALERLRQAGAQVTTSEAFIYEVTCRADGEEFKRVLDLVK; encoded by the coding sequence ATGCACAGACACCCAGCGCTGGCCGGGGCCGACGACAGCGTGCTGGTGGTCATAGACCCCCAGGAGAAGCTGGTGAGAATGATCCACAACCGCGAGGAGGTGGTGGCGACCATCGCCCGCCTGCTCAGGTTCGCCGGCATCTTCGAGCTGCCGGTGGTGCTCACCGAGCACTACCCGCAGGGACTTGGATTCACCGTGGAGGAGATCAAGGAGGCGCTCGCGGAATACAACCCGGTGATCAAGCGCGTGTTCAGCTGTTTCGGGGTGCCGGAGTTCGAGGAGGCGCTCATGGCCACGGGCAGGAAGCGCCTGGTGGTCACGGGCATCGAGACCCATATATGCGTCAGCCAGACGGTCCTGGACGCCCTGCACCGCGGTTACCGGGTGCACGTGGTGGCGGACGGAACGGGGACGCGCAGGCGCGAGGACCACGAGGTGGCGCTGGAGCGCCTGCGCCAGGCCGGGGCCCAGGTGACCACCTCGGAGGCGTTCATCTACGAGGTGACCTGCCGCGCGGACGGCGAGGAGTTCAAGCGCGTCCTGGACCTGGTGAAATAG
- a CDS encoding NAD(P)/FAD-dependent oxidoreductase, whose protein sequence is MDYDVIVIGGGYAGLSAGALLSHKGYRVLLLEKARSLGGRAGYQERDGYTVEYGLHANRFAAEGAAAAVFRRLGRELEFISPGEPELWREGGFQPLPNNVGKILKSPILPLSAKLSAARYLVKLVAGRPERKYQVSLEEMTAGCRSPETLELMRVLSGIGIIAPDLRYSSAGEFAAFLKKALRAKVKVGYPRGGTRSIIEGLREELERNGQVMTSCKVGRLMLKKGVVSQVKTDSASYSSRAVVSAIPVQEVPDLFGGKDLPIKFVKSARELVPTAGISLDIGLKERVSDKSGLLVTSDPVTMGQFTSNIDPSMAPEGKQLLSWYYPLPLPWVKNQDKARQEEERLRDLLGRMFPGLWEAVEWERPMRLSMVDGFLPRPGQTREDRPDFILPSIDNFFLCGDTVRAEGTGGDTAFNSALHVSRLVEEYLEGPAGNEG, encoded by the coding sequence ATGGACTACGACGTGATCGTCATAGGCGGCGGATACGCCGGCCTCTCGGCGGGCGCCCTGCTCTCCCACAAGGGCTACCGGGTGCTCCTGCTGGAGAAGGCGAGGAGCCTGGGAGGCAGGGCGGGGTACCAGGAGAGGGACGGATACACGGTGGAGTACGGGCTCCACGCCAACCGCTTCGCCGCGGAGGGGGCGGCGGCGGCGGTCTTCCGCCGCCTAGGCAGGGAGCTGGAGTTCATCTCCCCGGGTGAGCCGGAACTCTGGCGGGAGGGAGGGTTCCAGCCCCTACCCAACAACGTGGGAAAGATCCTCAAGTCGCCCATACTCCCCCTCTCCGCCAAGCTGAGCGCCGCGCGCTACCTGGTGAAGCTGGTAGCCGGCAGGCCTGAAAGGAAATACCAGGTATCCCTGGAGGAGATGACCGCGGGCTGCAGGTCTCCCGAGACCCTGGAGCTCATGCGCGTCCTCTCGGGCATAGGCATCATCGCCCCCGACCTCAGGTATTCCTCCGCCGGCGAGTTCGCGGCCTTCCTCAAAAAGGCCCTGCGCGCCAAGGTGAAGGTGGGTTATCCGAGAGGCGGGACGCGCAGCATCATAGAGGGCCTGCGCGAGGAGTTGGAGAGGAACGGCCAGGTCATGACCTCCTGCAAGGTCGGCCGCCTCATGCTCAAGAAAGGGGTGGTCAGCCAGGTTAAGACGGACTCCGCGTCCTATTCATCGCGTGCGGTCGTCTCGGCCATCCCCGTGCAGGAGGTGCCCGACCTCTTCGGGGGCAAGGACCTGCCGATAAAGTTCGTGAAAAGCGCGCGGGAGCTGGTGCCCACCGCGGGGATATCCCTGGACATAGGGCTCAAGGAGAGGGTGAGCGACAAGAGCGGCCTCCTGGTGACCTCGGATCCCGTGACCATGGGGCAGTTCACCTCCAACATCGACCCCTCCATGGCCCCCGAGGGAAAGCAGCTCCTCTCCTGGTATTACCCCCTGCCCCTCCCCTGGGTGAAGAACCAGGATAAGGCCAGGCAGGAGGAGGAGCGCCTGAGGGACCTGCTGGGAAGGATGTTCCCGGGCCTGTGGGAGGCGGTGGAATGGGAGCGCCCCATGCGCCTCTCCATGGTGGACGGGTTCCTGCCCCGTCCCGGGCAGACCAGGGAGGACAGGCCGGACTTCATCCTTCCCTCCATCGACAACTTCTTCCTCTGCGGGGACACCGTCAGAGCGGAGGGGACGGGCGGGGACACTGCTTTCAACTCCGCCCTCCACGTGTCGCGACTGGTGGAAGAATACCTGGAAGGACCCGCGGGCAACGAGGGCTGA
- a CDS encoding formate--tetrahydrofolate ligase — translation MVPSDLEIAQAAELLPIVEIAKKMGLEEDEIDLYGKYKAKIDFERFLERVKDKPNGKYIDVTAITPTPLGEGKTVTSIGLTESLAKIGKNVVLALREPSLGPVFGIKGGAAGGGYSQVVPMEDLNLHFTGDIHAVGAANNLLAAMIDTSILLGNPLNIDPLTISWRRVVDISDRALRDIVIGLGGRENGYPRQTGYDITVASEVMAILALATSLKDLRERLGRIVVAYTYDGKPVTAEDLKAAGAMTVLLKEALKPNLIQTLEHNPCIMHAGPFANIAHGNNSIVADYVALKCGDYVVTESGFGADMGAEKMMNIKCRYSGLTPDCVVITCTIRALKMHGGAFEARPGKPLDEELVKKENMPALEEGTGNLIKMIENMKLFGLPVVVTINRRTTDMDKEIELVKKLAEEAGVVACVPIEVWAKGGEGGKEAAEAVVAACDQPSEFKFLYPDDWSIKEKIEAIATKIYGADGVDYTPLAEQKIKQYTEAGWDKLPICMAKTHLSLSHDPNLKGVPKGYRLPVVDIRPSIGAGFLYPLCGAMRTMPGLPSRPAAVDVDIDENGRTMGLF, via the coding sequence ATGGTTCCGAGCGACCTGGAAATCGCGCAAGCGGCGGAGCTCCTGCCTATCGTGGAGATCGCCAAGAAGATGGGACTGGAGGAGGACGAGATCGATCTCTACGGCAAGTACAAGGCCAAGATCGATTTCGAGCGCTTTCTGGAGAGGGTCAAGGACAAGCCCAACGGAAAGTACATCGACGTGACCGCCATCACCCCCACCCCCCTAGGCGAGGGCAAGACGGTCACCTCCATCGGCCTCACCGAATCCCTGGCCAAGATCGGAAAGAACGTGGTGCTCGCGCTGCGTGAGCCCTCCCTGGGCCCGGTGTTCGGCATCAAAGGCGGGGCGGCGGGAGGAGGCTACTCCCAGGTGGTGCCCATGGAGGACCTCAACCTCCATTTCACGGGGGACATCCATGCCGTGGGGGCGGCCAACAACCTGCTGGCGGCGATGATCGACACCAGCATCCTGCTGGGGAACCCCCTCAACATCGACCCCCTGACCATCTCCTGGCGCAGGGTGGTGGACATCAGCGACCGCGCCCTGCGCGACATCGTCATCGGGCTCGGGGGCCGCGAGAACGGCTATCCGCGCCAGACCGGCTACGACATCACCGTGGCCTCGGAGGTCATGGCCATCCTCGCCCTGGCCACCAGCCTCAAGGACCTGCGGGAGCGCCTGGGAAGGATCGTGGTCGCCTACACCTACGACGGCAAACCGGTGACCGCCGAGGACCTCAAGGCGGCAGGGGCTATGACCGTGCTCCTCAAGGAGGCCCTCAAGCCCAACCTCATCCAGACCCTGGAGCACAACCCCTGCATCATGCATGCAGGTCCCTTCGCCAACATCGCCCACGGCAACAACTCAATCGTGGCCGACTACGTGGCCCTGAAGTGCGGCGACTACGTGGTGACGGAGTCCGGGTTCGGCGCGGATATGGGGGCGGAGAAGATGATGAACATCAAGTGCCGTTACTCCGGCCTCACCCCGGACTGCGTGGTGATCACCTGCACCATCCGGGCCCTGAAGATGCACGGTGGAGCCTTCGAGGCGCGTCCCGGCAAGCCCCTCGACGAGGAGCTGGTGAAGAAGGAGAACATGCCGGCTCTCGAGGAGGGCACCGGGAACCTCATCAAGATGATCGAGAACATGAAGCTCTTCGGCCTTCCCGTGGTGGTGACCATCAACCGGCGCACAACCGACATGGACAAGGAGATCGAGCTGGTCAAAAAGCTCGCCGAGGAGGCCGGCGTGGTCGCCTGCGTACCCATCGAGGTTTGGGCCAAGGGTGGCGAGGGCGGAAAGGAGGCCGCGGAGGCGGTGGTGGCCGCCTGCGACCAGCCCAGTGAATTCAAATTCCTCTATCCAGACGACTGGTCCATAAAGGAGAAGATCGAGGCCATCGCCACCAAGATCTACGGGGCCGACGGGGTGGACTATACCCCCCTGGCGGAGCAGAAGATCAAGCAGTACACCGAGGCGGGATGGGATAAGCTCCCCATCTGCATGGCCAAGACGCACCTCTCGCTTTCCCACGACCCCAACCTCAAAGGCGTGCCCAAGGGTTACCGCCTGCCGGTGGTGGATATCAGGCCGTCTATCGGAGCCGGCTTCCTTTATCCGCTTTGCGGCGCCATGAGGACCATGCCCGGTCTTCCCAGCCGCCCCGCGGCGGTGGACGTGGACATCGATGAGAACGGGAGGACCATGGGGTTGTTCTGA